One Paraburkholderia dioscoreae DNA segment encodes these proteins:
- the moaC gene encoding cyclic pyranopterin monophosphate synthase MoaC: MSELTHFDAAGQAHMVDVGGKQETKRIAVARGSIRMLPQTFALIRYGNAKKGDVIGIARIAAIQGSKRTADLIPLCHPLALTRVKVDFELDETLPGVHCTVQVETLGRTGVEMEALTAVQVGLLTVYDMCKAVDRGMTITDVRVLEKHGGKSGDWMAG, encoded by the coding sequence ATGTCTGAACTCACTCATTTCGACGCCGCCGGCCAGGCGCATATGGTGGATGTCGGCGGCAAGCAGGAGACCAAACGCATTGCGGTTGCGCGCGGCTCGATTCGCATGCTGCCGCAGACGTTCGCGCTGATCCGCTACGGCAACGCCAAAAAGGGCGACGTGATCGGCATCGCACGGATTGCCGCGATTCAAGGTTCGAAGCGCACCGCCGATCTGATCCCGCTCTGTCATCCGCTCGCGCTCACGCGCGTCAAGGTGGATTTCGAGCTCGACGAAACGCTGCCTGGCGTGCATTGCACGGTTCAGGTCGAAACGCTTGGGCGAACCGGCGTGGAGATGGAGGCGCTGACCGCCGTGCAGGTCGGGCTGCTGACCGTGTACGACATGTGCAAGGCGGTGGATCGCGGGATGACGATTACTGATGTGCGCGTGCTGGAGAAGCACGGCGGGAAGTCGGGCGATTGGATGGCGGGTTGA
- the sucC gene encoding ADP-forming succinate--CoA ligase subunit beta, which produces MKIHEYQGKEILRKFGVAVPRGKPVFSVDDAVKAAEELGGPVWVVKAQIHAGGRGKGGGVKVAKSLEQVREYSNQILGMQLVTHQTGPEGQKVNRLLIEEGADIKKELYVGLVIDRVSQKIVVMASSEGGMDVEEVAEKTPELIHKIAVDPATGLKDAEADELATKIGVPAASLPQARAILQGLYKAFWETDASLAEINPLILTGDGKVIALDAKFNFDSNALFRHPEIVAYRDLDEEDPAEVEASKFDLAYISLDGNIGCLVNGAGLAMATMDTIKLFGGEPANFLDVGGGATTEKVTEAFKIMLKNPNLTAILVNIFGGIMRCDVIAEGVIAASKAVSLKVPLVVRMKGTNEDLGKKMLAESGLPIIAADSMEEAAQKVVAAASGKA; this is translated from the coding sequence ATGAAGATTCACGAGTACCAGGGTAAGGAAATCCTGCGGAAATTCGGCGTCGCGGTACCGCGCGGCAAGCCGGTCTTCTCGGTGGATGATGCGGTCAAGGCCGCGGAAGAGCTCGGCGGCCCGGTATGGGTCGTGAAGGCTCAGATCCACGCGGGTGGCCGTGGCAAGGGCGGCGGCGTGAAGGTCGCCAAGTCGCTGGAACAGGTTCGCGAATACTCGAACCAGATCCTCGGCATGCAGCTCGTCACGCACCAGACCGGCCCGGAAGGCCAGAAGGTGAATCGTCTGCTGATCGAAGAAGGCGCTGACATCAAGAAGGAACTGTATGTCGGCCTCGTGATCGATCGCGTGTCGCAGAAGATCGTCGTGATGGCATCGAGCGAAGGCGGCATGGACGTCGAAGAAGTCGCGGAAAAGACGCCTGAGCTGATCCACAAGATCGCTGTCGACCCGGCAACCGGTCTGAAAGACGCCGAAGCCGACGAGCTCGCAACGAAGATCGGCGTGCCCGCCGCTTCGCTGCCGCAAGCTCGCGCGATCCTGCAAGGCCTGTACAAGGCATTCTGGGAAACGGACGCATCGCTCGCCGAAATCAACCCGCTGATCCTGACCGGCGACGGCAAGGTCATCGCGCTGGACGCGAAATTCAACTTCGATTCGAACGCACTGTTCCGTCATCCGGAAATCGTCGCGTATCGCGATCTGGACGAAGAAGATCCGGCTGAAGTCGAAGCGTCGAAGTTCGACCTCGCGTACATCTCGCTCGACGGCAACATCGGCTGTCTCGTGAACGGCGCCGGCCTCGCCATGGCAACGATGGACACCATCAAGCTGTTCGGCGGCGAACCGGCGAACTTCCTGGACGTGGGCGGTGGCGCCACGACCGAGAAGGTCACGGAAGCGTTCAAGATCATGCTGAAGAACCCGAACCTGACCGCGATTCTGGTCAACATTTTCGGCGGCATCATGCGTTGCGACGTGATCGCGGAAGGCGTGATCGCGGCGTCGAAGGCCGTTTCGCTGAAGGTGCCGCTCGTGGTCCGCATGAAGGGCACGAACGAAGACCTCGGCAAGAAGATGCTCGCTGAATCCGGCCTGCCGATCATTGCGGCGGACAGCATGGAAGAAGCGGCTCAAAAGGTCGTCGCGGCCGCTTCGGGCAAGGCTTAA
- a CDS encoding DUF2946 family protein: protein MDDIVRQALAKWPNVPSCTGWLMLDRRGNWRLRDEAAQASGSPGTPIRHEALLGFINRNYDADERGQWFFQNGPQRVYVELGYTPWVVRLSADADGALALQDQAGGAFEPAAVFVDEEGGILFADGSAQPRVAVLHDHDLDVFSEHATLADDSMSGEFRWNNGMTLPLQAVRRGDVASRFRFVPSPAAAGA, encoded by the coding sequence ATGGATGACATCGTCAGGCAGGCCCTGGCCAAGTGGCCGAATGTACCCAGTTGCACGGGGTGGCTGATGCTGGATCGGCGCGGCAACTGGCGCCTGCGCGACGAGGCCGCGCAGGCGAGCGGTTCGCCGGGCACGCCGATCCGCCATGAAGCATTGCTCGGGTTCATCAACCGGAATTACGACGCCGACGAACGCGGGCAGTGGTTTTTCCAGAACGGCCCGCAGCGCGTGTACGTGGAACTGGGCTATACACCGTGGGTGGTGAGGTTGTCGGCCGATGCCGACGGCGCGCTCGCGTTGCAGGATCAGGCCGGCGGCGCTTTTGAACCCGCGGCCGTGTTCGTGGATGAAGAAGGCGGAATACTCTTTGCCGACGGCTCGGCGCAACCGAGAGTCGCGGTCTTGCACGATCACGATCTGGACGTGTTCTCCGAGCACGCAACGCTCGCGGACGACTCGATGAGCGGCGAGTTTCGCTGGAACAACGGGATGACGTTGCCGCTGCAGGCCGTACGGCGAGGCGATGTTGCCAGCCGGTTCAGGTTTGTGCCGAGTCCGGCAGCCGCGGGCGCTTAA
- a CDS encoding TerC family protein, translated as MLEFFATLHWGAVIQIIVIDILLGGDNAVVIALACRNLPPSQRTKGVLWGTAGAIVLRVALIAFAVVLLDVPLLKFAGGLLLLWIGVRLMAPAHDAHENVKPADKLMSAIKTIIVADAVMSLDNVIAIAGAAEAADPEHRLALVIFGLLVSIPLIVWGSQLVLKLLDRFPIVITLGAALLGWIAGGLIINDPAGDRWPILDTPLAEYGMSIAGALFVVILGYLLKRRNASRAAA; from the coding sequence ATGCTCGAGTTCTTCGCCACGCTCCATTGGGGCGCTGTCATTCAGATTATCGTCATCGACATTCTGCTGGGTGGCGATAACGCCGTCGTGATCGCGCTGGCCTGCCGCAATTTGCCGCCGTCGCAGCGCACGAAGGGCGTGCTGTGGGGTACGGCCGGCGCCATTGTGTTGCGCGTGGCGTTGATCGCGTTCGCGGTCGTGCTGCTCGATGTGCCGTTGCTGAAGTTCGCGGGTGGCTTGCTGCTGCTGTGGATCGGCGTGCGCCTGATGGCGCCCGCGCACGACGCGCACGAGAACGTGAAGCCGGCCGACAAGCTGATGTCGGCAATCAAGACCATCATCGTCGCGGACGCGGTGATGAGCCTCGACAACGTGATCGCGATTGCGGGCGCGGCCGAGGCCGCCGATCCCGAACACCGTCTCGCGCTGGTGATTTTCGGCCTGCTGGTGAGCATTCCGTTGATCGTGTGGGGCAGCCAGCTGGTTCTCAAGCTGCTCGACCGCTTCCCGATCGTGATCACGCTCGGCGCCGCATTGCTGGGCTGGATCGCGGGCGGGCTGATCATCAACGACCCGGCCGGCGACCGTTGGCCGATTCTCGATACGCCATTGGCCGAATATGGCATGAGCATCGCGGGCGCACTGTTCGTCGTGATACTCGGGTATCTGCTCAAGCGCCGCAATGCCAGTCGCGCGGCGGCTTGA
- a CDS encoding pilin yields MIVTLPYSPYSQSSLATRSRLGRAAWSARFARACRRLGVGFTLIELMIVLAIVGVIAAYAIPAYQDYLARSRVGEGLSLAASARLAVSENAASGNAFSGGYASPPATRNVESIRVDDDTGQITVAFTTRVAPAGSNTLTLVPSVPDNVDAPTARVALSKGAVQAGALTWECFAGGKTASSLPAPGAGPAPADAPSLASNLAPPECRS; encoded by the coding sequence ATGATCGTTACCTTGCCGTATTCCCCTTACTCCCAGTCCTCGCTGGCCACGCGTTCGAGATTGGGCCGTGCCGCCTGGTCCGCGCGGTTCGCCCGTGCCTGCCGGCGCCTCGGCGTCGGTTTCACGCTGATCGAACTGATGATCGTGCTGGCGATCGTCGGTGTGATCGCCGCTTATGCGATTCCCGCGTATCAGGACTATCTGGCTCGCAGCCGCGTCGGCGAAGGGCTGTCGCTGGCGGCTTCCGCGCGCCTCGCCGTATCTGAAAACGCCGCGAGCGGCAATGCATTCAGCGGCGGTTATGCATCGCCACCCGCTACCCGCAACGTCGAGTCCATCCGGGTCGACGACGACACCGGCCAGATCACCGTCGCTTTCACGACGCGCGTCGCGCCCGCGGGTTCGAACACGCTCACGCTCGTGCCGTCGGTTCCTGACAATGTGGATGCGCCGACTGCGCGTGTTGCGTTGAGCAAGGGTGCGGTGCAGGCGGGCGCGCTCACGTGGGAATGCTTCGCGGGCGGCAAAACGGCGTCCTCGCTGCCGGCGCCGGGCGCCGGGCCGGCACCTGCCGATGCACCCAGCCTGGCGTCGAATCTTGCCCCGCCGGAGTGCCGCTCGTGA
- a CDS encoding PglL family O-oligosaccharyltransferase — protein sequence MPTPFARYLSFILLPLALVLPYAVVNHTYPIPTFYAEFTALALYLLTGAGVVLLVASARPRVTFASPTVALVPLLFGLLVVAQSVVLPISQPSMNWLGGGYLLAAFMATHAGYGFTRAKLNETALRWAAGALIVGGLFAVFCQVIQLFHLETRVSPLVVAYNVTVERRPFGNMAQANHLATYIAFAMAGALFLVQTRRIAVSIWFLVSTIFAIGLALTVSRGPWLQMGVIVVAGFWMAFAQTRNQLQLRRSNREWIIPIVLAVLFFVVNALIRWANVHYHLELGQSAAERFKDAGQIAPRLALWKYGWTMFRTHPLLGVGWGEFPSYQYEFVKSLGGVEIANNSHDIFIDLLAKTGLIGLAIVLFGLITWLVRAVRAPQSSARVFGIALIGVLAMHALVEYPQQYMFFLLPAMFVFGLLETRPLRLVPARVSFGAFAVVVFGGLAALYPVYRDYARAEVLYYGSRPAEQYRADPSFLFQAWGEYGMATLLPMNSMDLQHKLAMHRQAIALLPGETVLRRYAVLQALSGDQTAAFDTVERLKIFAEELKDWPSQLSYLYELCDEQKTLAGFKAELVKRYGAPPGDVNEDDDSDED from the coding sequence ATGCCCACCCCTTTTGCGCGCTACCTGTCCTTCATTCTGCTGCCTCTCGCGTTGGTGCTGCCTTATGCAGTTGTCAACCATACGTATCCGATTCCGACGTTTTACGCTGAATTCACGGCACTCGCGCTGTATTTGCTGACCGGCGCGGGCGTCGTGCTGCTGGTGGCGAGCGCGAGGCCGCGCGTGACGTTCGCCTCGCCGACGGTCGCGCTGGTGCCATTGCTGTTCGGGCTGCTGGTAGTGGCGCAATCGGTGGTATTGCCGATTTCGCAGCCGTCGATGAACTGGCTCGGCGGCGGCTATCTGCTGGCGGCCTTCATGGCGACCCATGCCGGTTATGGTTTCACGCGGGCCAAGCTCAACGAGACCGCGTTGCGCTGGGCGGCCGGGGCATTGATCGTCGGTGGGCTGTTCGCGGTGTTCTGCCAGGTTATCCAGTTGTTTCACCTCGAAACACGCGTTTCGCCGCTCGTCGTTGCCTATAACGTGACCGTCGAGCGCCGGCCGTTCGGCAATATGGCACAGGCCAATCACCTCGCTACCTATATTGCATTTGCGATGGCGGGCGCACTGTTTCTCGTGCAGACGCGGCGGATCGCCGTCAGCATCTGGTTCCTCGTGTCGACAATTTTCGCGATTGGTCTCGCTCTGACCGTATCGCGTGGTCCATGGCTGCAAATGGGCGTGATCGTGGTGGCGGGTTTCTGGATGGCATTCGCGCAGACCCGCAATCAGTTACAGCTACGCCGCAGCAACCGCGAGTGGATTATTCCAATTGTGCTGGCCGTGCTGTTTTTTGTGGTCAACGCGCTGATTCGCTGGGCCAACGTTCACTATCACCTGGAACTCGGACAGTCCGCTGCGGAGCGCTTCAAGGACGCCGGCCAGATCGCGCCGCGTCTCGCGCTGTGGAAGTACGGCTGGACGATGTTCAGGACGCATCCGCTGCTGGGTGTCGGCTGGGGCGAATTTCCGAGCTACCAGTACGAGTTTGTGAAGTCGCTTGGCGGCGTCGAGATCGCCAACAATTCGCACGACATCTTCATCGACCTGCTCGCGAAGACCGGCCTGATCGGCCTCGCGATCGTGCTGTTCGGCCTGATCACATGGCTCGTGCGTGCGGTGCGCGCGCCGCAAAGCTCGGCGCGCGTGTTCGGCATTGCGCTGATCGGTGTGCTGGCTATGCACGCACTGGTCGAATATCCGCAGCAGTACATGTTCTTCCTGTTGCCGGCAATGTTCGTGTTCGGCTTGCTGGAAACGCGGCCGCTGCGCCTCGTGCCCGCACGCGTGTCGTTCGGCGCGTTTGCCGTGGTGGTGTTCGGCGGGCTGGCCGCGTTGTATCCGGTGTATCGCGACTACGCGCGCGCCGAGGTGTTGTACTACGGCTCGCGTCCCGCCGAGCAGTATCGTGCGGATCCGTCGTTCCTGTTCCAGGCGTGGGGCGAGTATGGAATGGCGACGCTTTTGCCGATGAACTCGATGGATCTGCAGCACAAGCTCGCTATGCACAGACAGGCGATTGCGCTGCTGCCGGGCGAAACCGTGTTGCGCCGCTATGCGGTGCTGCAGGCGTTGAGCGGCGACCAGACGGCGGCGTTCGACACTGTCGAACGCCTGAAGATTTTCGCCGAGGAGTTGAAGGACTGGCCGTCGCAACTGAGCTATCTGTACGAACTCTGCGACGAGCAGAAAACGCTGGCCGGTTTCAAGGCGGAGCTGGTCAAGCGCTACGGTGCGCCGCCTGGTGACGTGAATGAGGACGACGACAGCGACGAGGATTGA
- the waaF gene encoding lipopolysaccharide heptosyltransferase II has translation MRRALVIAPNWIGDALMAQPLFARLVKLHPRIVIDAVTPSWVAPVLERMPEIRDVYATDLAHGKLQMLRRWQLASDLRDVGYDAAYVLPNSLKSALIPWMAGIRLRIGYTGESRYGLLNVRHANPRKDERPPMVGQYAALAYAPGAKVPDDLPMPRLEADLNEAARVSARFNLDTRVPLLVFCPGAEYGPAKRWPPEHFAALAQMVGQSFPYTQIVALGSPKDAPLAQAIAEKAPNVRNLCGQTALGEACALISRANAVVTNDSGLMHVAAALRRPLVAVYGSTDPRHTPPLSELAKVQWLHLECSPCFERECPLGHLNCLKQLSAEQVFGDLRGMLLAQR, from the coding sequence ATGCGTCGCGCGTTGGTTATCGCACCGAACTGGATCGGTGACGCATTGATGGCGCAGCCGCTGTTTGCGCGCCTCGTGAAATTGCATCCGCGCATCGTCATCGACGCGGTCACGCCCTCCTGGGTCGCGCCCGTACTTGAACGCATGCCGGAAATCCGCGACGTCTACGCCACGGATCTCGCGCACGGCAAGCTGCAGATGCTGCGCCGCTGGCAGCTGGCGAGCGACCTGCGCGACGTGGGCTACGACGCCGCCTACGTGCTGCCGAACTCGCTCAAGTCGGCGCTGATTCCGTGGATGGCGGGGATCCGGCTGCGCATCGGCTACACCGGCGAAAGCCGCTACGGCCTGTTGAACGTGCGCCACGCGAATCCGCGCAAGGACGAGCGCCCGCCAATGGTCGGCCAGTACGCCGCCCTCGCCTACGCGCCCGGCGCCAAGGTGCCCGACGACCTGCCGATGCCGCGCCTCGAAGCCGACCTGAACGAAGCGGCGCGCGTCTCGGCGCGCTTTAACCTCGATACGCGCGTGCCGCTGCTGGTGTTCTGTCCGGGCGCCGAATACGGCCCTGCCAAGCGCTGGCCGCCCGAACACTTCGCGGCGCTCGCGCAGATGGTCGGCCAGTCGTTCCCGTACACGCAGATCGTCGCGCTCGGTTCGCCCAAAGATGCGCCGCTCGCGCAGGCTATCGCCGAGAAAGCGCCGAACGTGCGCAACCTGTGCGGCCAGACCGCGCTGGGCGAGGCGTGCGCGCTGATCTCGCGCGCCAACGCGGTCGTCACCAACGACTCCGGGCTGATGCACGTGGCCGCCGCGCTGCGCCGGCCGCTGGTGGCCGTGTACGGGTCGACCGATCCACGCCACACGCCGCCCTTGTCCGAGCTTGCGAAGGTACAATGGCTTCATCTCGAATGCAGCCCCTGTTTTGAGCGCGAGTGTCCGCTCGGTCATCTGAACTGCCTGAAGCAGTTGAGCGCCGAGCAGGTATTCGGCGATTTGCGCGGCATGTTGCTCGCGCAACGCTGA
- a CDS encoding M48 family metalloprotease, whose product MRPKRFLAALLSVALATAPGAFAQSQGISGAAPSTLSAEPPLVSGPADTYADPLIPSDIAQGVFGVYGGAQSRFSGNSGANTSWRAPIVTQQLPDLGNGGSGSLTPQAERKLGERVMRELRRDPDYLDDWLVRDYLNSVAAKLAAAASALYIGGYRPDFDLFAVRDPQINAFSLPGGFIGVNTGLIVATQTESELASVLGHEMGHVLQRHISRMITAGERSTYAALAGLLFGVLAGVLAHSGDLGSAIAIGGQAYAVDNQLRFSRSAEQEADRVGFLLLAGAGYDPYAMTTFFGRLDRAAMSDTGIPAYARTHPLTGERIADMEDRARRAPYRQPHQSAEYGFVRARSRLLQDQSRSEYGDGISRLRSEIEGRTAVNVAANWYGIAYGQMLLERYDDAVASLASCRAAFAAGEQAEGGTARSSPSLDVLAADIARRAGRDDEAARLAEFAQKRWPQSNAAIDMHIRTLLTLHRFADAQALAQKETRAEPDQPAWWLYLAQASAGTGDALTQHRAMAEKFALEGAWPSAIRQLKDARDLKAIGYYDLATVDARLHEMESRYKEERLDEKS is encoded by the coding sequence ATGCGCCCGAAACGGTTCCTTGCTGCGTTGTTGTCTGTTGCGCTGGCGACGGCGCCGGGCGCGTTCGCGCAATCGCAGGGTATTTCGGGCGCGGCGCCCAGCACGCTCTCCGCGGAACCACCGCTGGTCAGTGGCCCGGCCGATACTTACGCCGATCCGCTCATCCCCTCCGACATCGCACAAGGTGTGTTCGGCGTGTATGGCGGGGCGCAGAGCCGCTTCTCCGGCAATTCCGGCGCGAACACCAGTTGGCGGGCGCCGATCGTCACGCAGCAATTACCCGATCTGGGCAACGGCGGTTCGGGCTCGCTCACGCCGCAGGCCGAGCGCAAACTCGGCGAGCGTGTGATGCGCGAACTGCGCCGCGATCCCGACTATCTCGACGACTGGCTGGTACGCGACTACCTGAACTCGGTCGCCGCGAAACTTGCTGCGGCGGCGAGCGCGCTCTATATCGGCGGGTATCGTCCGGACTTCGATCTGTTCGCGGTGCGCGATCCGCAGATCAACGCCTTCTCGCTGCCGGGCGGTTTTATCGGCGTGAACACCGGCCTCATCGTGGCGACGCAGACGGAATCCGAACTGGCGTCGGTGCTGGGTCACGAAATGGGACACGTGTTGCAGCGGCACATCTCGCGCATGATCACGGCCGGCGAGCGTAGCACCTATGCCGCGCTCGCCGGCCTGCTGTTCGGTGTGCTCGCCGGCGTGCTTGCGCATAGCGGCGATCTGGGCAGCGCGATTGCGATCGGCGGCCAGGCGTATGCGGTCGACAACCAGTTGCGTTTCTCGCGTTCCGCCGAGCAGGAGGCAGACCGCGTCGGTTTTCTGCTGCTCGCCGGCGCCGGCTACGATCCGTACGCGATGACGACCTTCTTCGGCCGGCTCGATCGCGCCGCGATGAGTGACACGGGTATCCCGGCTTACGCACGTACCCATCCGCTGACCGGCGAACGGATTGCCGACATGGAGGACCGTGCGCGCCGAGCGCCTTACCGGCAGCCGCATCAATCGGCCGAGTATGGCTTTGTGCGCGCTCGCTCGCGGCTGCTGCAGGACCAGTCGCGCAGCGAGTACGGGGATGGGATTTCGCGCCTGCGCTCCGAGATCGAGGGCCGCACGGCGGTCAACGTCGCGGCGAACTGGTATGGCATTGCATACGGGCAGATGCTGCTCGAACGTTACGACGATGCAGTGGCGTCGTTGGCGTCGTGTCGTGCGGCGTTCGCGGCGGGCGAACAGGCCGAGGGCGGAACCGCGCGGAGTTCGCCGAGCCTGGACGTGCTAGCCGCCGACATCGCGCGGCGTGCCGGCCGCGACGACGAGGCCGCCCGTCTGGCCGAGTTCGCGCAGAAGCGCTGGCCGCAGTCGAACGCCGCAATCGACATGCATATCCGCACCTTGCTGACGTTGCACCGCTTTGCCGATGCTCAGGCGCTCGCGCAAAAAGAGACGCGTGCCGAGCCCGATCAGCCTGCCTGGTGGCTGTATCTCGCGCAGGCCAGCGCCGGCACGGGCGACGCGTTGACGCAGCATCGGGCGATGGCTGAAAAGTTCGCGCTCGAAGGAGCATGGCCTTCGGCGATTCGGCAATTGAAGGACGCGCGCGATCTGAAGGCGATTGGCTATTATGATCTCGCGACCGTCGACGCGAGGTTGCATGAGATGGAGAGCCGCTATAAGGAGGAGCGGCTGGACGAAAAGAGCTAG
- a CDS encoding YheT family hydrolase, giving the protein MSTPRRKSSTPKEVPLGDWGTAHDKAASSGTARAAAAVEAAVGATVEMLYRAPLWLPNRHVQTIVPSLFARRPAVSFRREHWDTPDGDFIDLDWVEHDSQAQSALARGAVPRIPADTAPLFVLFHGLEGSSGSHYAASLMAAAREYGWHGVVPHFRSCSGPMNRMPRFYHLADSNEVDWILRRLRAAHRGPVVAAGVSLGGNVLLRWLGERREDAASVVSAAAAISTPIDVHAGGRALSQGFGLVYTRSFLKTLKQKAEQKLIQFPGLFDRDAMLASRTMYEFDNVVTAPLHGFRNTDEYWSTATTRPLLPHIQVPTLVLNARNDPFLPAEALPARHEVSAAVELDQPRHGGHAGFMTGPFPGRIDWLSRRVFGYLERHVDHG; this is encoded by the coding sequence ATGAGCACGCCCCGCAGGAAGTCCTCCACACCGAAAGAAGTCCCCTTGGGGGATTGGGGGACGGCGCACGACAAAGCCGCGTCTTCGGGCACGGCACGCGCCGCGGCCGCCGTCGAGGCTGCCGTCGGTGCCACTGTCGAGATGCTCTACCGTGCACCGCTCTGGCTGCCGAACCGGCACGTGCAGACCATCGTCCCGTCGCTGTTCGCACGCCGCCCCGCGGTTTCGTTTCGGCGCGAGCACTGGGACACGCCCGACGGCGACTTCATCGACCTCGACTGGGTCGAGCATGACAGTCAGGCCCAGTCAGCGCTCGCGCGCGGCGCCGTACCCCGGATTCCCGCCGACACCGCTCCGCTCTTCGTGCTGTTTCACGGCCTGGAAGGCAGTTCGGGCTCGCACTATGCCGCCTCGTTGATGGCAGCCGCACGCGAGTACGGCTGGCACGGCGTGGTGCCGCACTTTCGCAGTTGCAGCGGACCGATGAACCGGATGCCGCGCTTCTATCATCTCGCCGACAGCAACGAAGTCGACTGGATCCTGCGGCGTTTGCGCGCCGCGCATCGCGGGCCGGTCGTCGCGGCCGGCGTGTCGCTCGGCGGCAATGTGCTGCTGCGCTGGCTGGGCGAGCGGCGCGAGGACGCGGCGTCGGTGGTCTCGGCCGCCGCGGCGATTTCGACGCCCATCGACGTGCATGCCGGCGGGCGCGCATTGTCGCAGGGTTTCGGACTCGTCTACACGCGCAGTTTCCTCAAGACGCTCAAGCAGAAAGCAGAGCAGAAGCTGATCCAGTTTCCCGGCCTGTTCGATCGTGACGCGATGCTGGCGAGCCGCACCATGTACGAATTCGACAACGTGGTGACCGCGCCGCTGCACGGCTTTCGCAATACCGACGAGTACTGGAGCACGGCGACCACGCGCCCGCTGCTGCCGCACATTCAGGTGCCGACACTGGTGCTGAACGCGCGCAACGACCCGTTTCTGCCGGCTGAGGCGTTGCCGGCGCGGCATGAGGTATCGGCGGCGGTGGAACTCGACCAACCCAGGCACGGCGGCCACGCCGGCTTTATGACCGGGCCGTTTCCGGGCCGCATCGACTGGCTGTCGCGGCGCGTGTTCGGCTATCTGGAGCGGCACGTCGATCATGGATGA
- a CDS encoding nuclear transport factor 2 family protein, protein MPRFAHIFEAAADTLNAYYQAVAEVNIDSLMGLWIDEEFVSCICADGSHLHGLESIRAGLQIQLEAAPVSIEPLDIRVYDSLGTVVYAIAEAHRPADPKATPAMVFTTYVMVHERGEWRIAHIHASPMPNEAASQFATKMRHGQGSLH, encoded by the coding sequence ATGCCACGTTTTGCCCATATCTTCGAAGCCGCCGCCGATACCCTGAACGCCTATTACCAGGCCGTCGCCGAGGTCAATATCGACAGCTTGATGGGTCTGTGGATCGATGAAGAGTTCGTCAGTTGCATCTGCGCCGACGGTTCGCACCTGCACGGCCTCGAGAGTATTCGCGCCGGCCTGCAGATCCAGCTCGAAGCCGCGCCCGTTTCCATCGAACCGCTCGACATCCGCGTCTACGACAGCCTCGGCACGGTGGTCTACGCGATTGCCGAAGCACACCGGCCGGCCGATCCGAAAGCCACGCCCGCAATGGTGTTCACTACTTACGTGATGGTTCACGAACGCGGCGAATGGCGCATTGCGCACATTCACGCGAGTCCGATGCCCAATGAAGCCGCCAGCCAGTTCGCCACGAAAATGCGACATGGCCAGGGTTCGCTGCACTGA
- the sucD gene encoding succinate--CoA ligase subunit alpha — translation MSILINKDTKVITQGITGKTGQFHTRACREYANGREAYVAGVNPKRAGEDFEGIPIYASVAEAKAETGATVSVIYVPPAGAAAAIWEAVEADLDLAICITEGIPVRDMIELKARMRAENRKTLLLGPNCPGTITPDELKIGIMPGHIHRKGRIGVVSRSGTLTYEAVGQLTAIGLGQSSAVGIGGDPINGLKHIDVMKMFNDDPETDAVIMIGEIGGPDEANAAEWIKDNMKKPVVGFIAGVTAPPGKRMGHAGALISGGADTAEAKLEIMDACGITVTKNPSEMARLLKAML, via the coding sequence ATGTCGATTCTGATTAACAAAGACACCAAGGTCATCACGCAGGGCATCACCGGCAAGACCGGTCAGTTCCACACGCGTGCTTGCCGTGAATATGCAAACGGCCGCGAAGCGTACGTTGCGGGCGTGAACCCGAAGCGTGCCGGCGAAGACTTCGAAGGCATTCCTATCTACGCTAGCGTCGCTGAAGCCAAGGCTGAAACGGGCGCGACCGTGTCGGTGATCTATGTGCCGCCGGCAGGCGCTGCTGCTGCGATCTGGGAAGCCGTCGAAGCCGATCTGGATCTGGCGATCTGTATCACGGAAGGCATTCCCGTCCGTGACATGATCGAGCTGAAGGCTCGTATGCGCGCTGAAAACCGCAAGACGCTGCTGCTCGGTCCGAACTGCCCGGGCACGATCACGCCGGACGAGCTGAAGATCGGCATCATGCCGGGTCACATCCACCGCAAGGGCCGCATCGGCGTCGTGTCGCGTTCAGGCACGCTGACGTACGAAGCAGTCGGCCAATTGACGGCGATTGGCCTCGGCCAATCGTCAGCGGTCGGTATCGGCGGCGACCCGATCAACGGTCTGAAGCACATCGACGTGATGAAGATGTTCAACGACGATCCGGAAACGGACGCCGTCATCATGATCGGCGAGATCGGTGGTCCGGACGAAGCGAATGCGGCTGAGTGGATCAAGGACAACATGAAGAAGCCGGTGGTTGGCTTCATCGCCGGTGTCACGGCGCCTCCGGGCAAGCGCATGGGCCACGCCGGCGCGCTGATCTCGGGCGGTGCGGATACGGCCGAAGCGAAGCTGGAAATCATGGACGCCTGCGGCATCACGGTCACGAAGAACCCGTCGGAAATGGCGCGTCTTCTGAAGGCGATGCTGTAA